Proteins encoded in a region of the Clostridium beijerinckii genome:
- the pflA gene encoding pyruvate formate-lyase-activating protein: MVKGNVHSIESMGLVDGPGIRVVVFLQGCALRCKYCHNPDTWAANGGEEYTPEQLVKKIERFKTYFASSGGGVTFSGGEPLRQPEFLLETLKLCKSKGINTCIDTAGYGFGDYDEILKYTDLVLFDIKHFTPEGYKNVTLMNIDESLKFLEAMKRNNTKMWIRHVVVPGLTDDVEHLKELKKYIDEIPNVEKVELLPYHLLGTNKYEGLGIKYPLENVKAMDKELIKKYQKEIFGDYSYDK; the protein is encoded by the coding sequence ATGGTAAAAGGTAATGTTCATTCAATAGAGAGCATGGGTCTTGTGGACGGACCAGGAATTAGAGTGGTAGTATTTTTGCAAGGTTGTGCGTTAAGATGTAAGTATTGTCATAATCCTGATACTTGGGCTGCTAATGGTGGAGAGGAATATACTCCAGAGCAGTTAGTTAAGAAGATTGAAAGATTTAAAACTTACTTTGCAAGTAGTGGTGGAGGAGTCACATTTTCAGGTGGAGAGCCTTTAAGGCAGCCAGAATTTTTACTAGAAACTCTTAAATTATGTAAAAGTAAAGGAATTAATACCTGTATAGATACAGCAGGTTATGGATTTGGTGATTATGATGAAATATTAAAATATACAGATTTAGTTTTATTTGATATAAAACATTTTACACCAGAGGGATACAAAAATGTAACACTAATGAATATAGATGAATCTTTAAAATTCTTGGAGGCGATGAAGAGAAATAATACAAAGATGTGGATAAGGCATGTTGTGGTTCCAGGGTTAACAGATGATGTAGAACATTTAAAGGAGCTTAAAAAATACATCGATGAGATACCTAATGTTGAAAAAGTAGAATTACTTCCATATCATTTATTAGGTACAAATAAGTATGAAGGACTAGGGATTAAATATCCTCTTGAAAATGTAAAAGCCATGGATAAGGAATTAATTAAAAAATATCAAAAAGAGATATTTGGAGATTATTCTTATGACAAATAA